One segment of Chelmon rostratus isolate fCheRos1 chromosome 17, fCheRos1.pri, whole genome shotgun sequence DNA contains the following:
- the pih1d1 gene encoding PIH1 domain-containing protein 1 isoform X4 produces MTSWRYVTHLFLFVLLSKINLSKGGCHDYFNINSWAKNLTETISLVKTKNSEDIVECTVERECLQGRNICHILYQCFQRTVEVKEISEKCKGTTFQTVPYYHFMCLTARAFNHIPEGCKYETVCELYRKEPSTVFDQTTLAPPPPPTTTTTTTAPTTTLPERTTAPPTTTTTAPPPTTTAPTATLPERTTAATTVLPPTTAASTTMAPSATLKSASLSPSPTTVSQRADSKAHGQTLQSMNKTGNNNAENTEILTLKILLMISVAFHVLVPLAVYRYMRRQVSAELTHCRHLYMGIKWRTHI; encoded by the exons ATGACATCATGGAGATACGTGACCCACCTGTTTCTCTTT GTGCTCCTGAGCAAGATCAACCTGTCGAAAGGGGGCTGTCACGACTACTTCAACATAAATTCATGG GCTAAAAATCTGACAGAAACCATCTCCCTCGTCAAAACTAAGAACTCCGAG GACATAGTGGAGTGTACTGTGGAGAGAGAGTGCCTGCAGGGAAGGAACATATGTCACATACTGTATCAGTGCTTTCAAAGAACA GTCGAGGTAAAGGAAATCAGCGAAAAATGCAAAGGGACCACTTTTCAGACCGTCCCGTACTATCACTTCATGTGCCTGACagccagagctttcaaccacattcCTGAAG GCTGTAAATACG agaccGTGTGTGAGCTCTATCGGAAAGAGCCCAGCACTG TTTTTGATCAGACAACACtggcaccaccaccaccaccaacaacaacaacaacaacaacagccccAACAACAACACTGCCAGAAAGAACAAcagcaccaccaacaacaacaacaacagcaccaccaccaacaacaacagccccAACAGCAACATTGCCAgaaagaacaacagcagcaacaacagtatTACCACCAACAACGGCAGCATCAACAACAATGGCACCGTCTGCTACACTAAAATCAGCATCACTGTCGCCATCACCGACAACAGTCTCACAGCGTGCAGATAGCAAAGCCCATG GCCAAACATTGCAGTCCATGAATAAAACAG GCAATAATAATGCAGAGAACACAG AAATCTTAACCCTGAAGATATTATTAATGATCTCTGTGGCCTTCCATGTGCTCGTGCCGCTGGCTGTTTACCGGTACATGAGGAGGCAAGTCAGCGCAGAGCTG